A window of the bacterium genome harbors these coding sequences:
- a CDS encoding TonB-dependent receptor: MILFTNHSFSQDISGDIEGRIEDTLGNTLAGVNVSLQSSSLQGSRGATTNEKGFFQILNLPIGEYAVSLSSVGYRELKIEHVQIQLGKTTNLGIIILSEHTINLPEVTVVGKKLIIDPLSTSYGGNIIAKDFEQLPVDRNYKSITTLLPQTNLSYFGDEVNIGGATGFENKYYVDGIEVTDPLIGADATNLPYNFIQEVEVKSGGYNVDARSALGGLMNVVTFSASNEFHGSAFGFYTSNKLAENKKLGLSDVTQGDYSNYDFGFGIGGPIILDQLWFYAAYNPTFNNRDVDVPSFGTQQDKILRHLFAAKLNWRTSDKLQIIFTATGDPAKQNAVGRGINVSPSILLNIDPYLMDVKSGGINLSLKGTYTFNKNFFIDGLISRVDRNEIVEPSTPAGSEVLYKDYLNDAWSGGIGGRMDSYRYSYAGRITSTLQLNDHNINVGAEYKTNYVNQNHNYQVIERFDSAYYGESIGEALAEVYNRIPSLFIQDSWRISNRLNVTAGIRWESQTAVGSNGEIAQTLSVPLQPRLGIVYLLNDQGTHRLFGSFGRFTQEFGLWQSLQYHTDTGYDYWILFQHDPRIDNTGGDTLYNFKHTIKPEVKDLEAQYFDEFTLGYETLIGNNFRIGAQGVYRTLRQCIDDVWFEEEDRYQYGNPGSGFLSAWPEPKRDYTALVITLERRGDEHFNFLASYVFSRNYGNYEGLFDSFKHGLFPNENASFDDLNTADINSTGLLPNDRTHVFKFSGYYLFPIGLTVGIFFIAQSGAPLSELANTGFGIKFLSERGSVGRTPFIWDLNARFTYNLQFINSVNSKIILDVFHIASQQKPVDIVQKKYNGIDENGDPIWPYDKYGEVFRYQPSLSMRLGIEVSF, encoded by the coding sequence TTGATACTTTTTACAAATCATTCATTCTCGCAGGATATAAGTGGTGACATTGAAGGAAGAATTGAAGATACTCTTGGAAATACTCTGGCAGGAGTAAATGTTTCGCTTCAAAGTTCAAGTCTTCAGGGAAGTCGGGGTGCCACAACAAATGAAAAAGGATTCTTTCAAATTCTGAATTTACCCATCGGCGAATATGCTGTTTCACTTAGTTCTGTTGGATATCGTGAATTAAAAATTGAGCATGTTCAGATTCAGTTAGGAAAAACAACAAATCTCGGAATTATCATACTCAGCGAGCACACTATTAATCTGCCTGAAGTAACTGTGGTTGGTAAAAAGTTGATTATCGATCCATTATCTACAAGTTATGGGGGAAATATAATTGCTAAAGATTTTGAACAACTTCCGGTTGATAGAAACTATAAAAGCATAACGACCCTTTTGCCGCAAACTAATTTAAGCTACTTCGGAGATGAAGTGAACATTGGCGGTGCAACAGGATTTGAAAATAAATATTATGTCGATGGAATCGAAGTTACTGATCCGCTGATAGGAGCAGATGCAACAAATCTTCCTTATAATTTTATACAGGAAGTTGAGGTTAAGTCGGGTGGTTATAATGTTGATGCCCGGAGTGCACTTGGTGGATTAATGAACGTTGTTACTTTTTCAGCTTCAAATGAATTTCACGGCTCAGCTTTTGGATTTTATACAAGTAATAAGCTAGCTGAAAATAAAAAACTTGGTTTGAGCGATGTTACACAAGGCGACTATTCTAACTATGACTTTGGATTTGGAATCGGCGGTCCAATAATTCTGGATCAATTATGGTTTTATGCAGCATATAATCCAACATTTAATAACAGAGATGTGGATGTTCCAAGCTTCGGCACACAGCAGGATAAAATACTCAGACATCTGTTTGCAGCAAAACTTAACTGGCGAACTTCTGACAAGTTACAAATAATATTTACTGCAACGGGCGATCCTGCAAAACAAAATGCAGTTGGAAGAGGTATTAATGTCTCTCCTTCAATTCTGCTTAATATTGATCCTTACCTGATGGATGTTAAGTCCGGAGGAATAAATCTATCCTTGAAAGGAACTTACACATTCAACAAAAATTTCTTTATTGATGGATTAATTTCAAGAGTTGACCGGAATGAAATTGTAGAACCTTCAACTCCGGCAGGCTCAGAAGTTCTTTACAAAGATTATCTGAATGATGCCTGGTCAGGAGGAATAGGGGGTAGGATGGACTCTTACAGATATAGCTACGCTGGCAGGATTACCTCAACTTTACAGTTGAACGATCACAATATTAATGTTGGTGCAGAATACAAAACAAATTACGTTAATCAAAATCATAATTATCAAGTTATAGAAAGATTTGATTCAGCGTATTACGGAGAATCAATTGGTGAAGCATTGGCAGAAGTTTATAACCGGATTCCCTCCTTGTTTATCCAGGATAGCTGGAGAATTTCTAACAGATTAAACGTAACTGCTGGAATCAGATGGGAATCCCAAACTGCTGTAGGTTCAAATGGTGAAATTGCTCAAACTTTATCTGTTCCTTTACAGCCTCGTCTGGGAATTGTATATCTTCTCAATGATCAGGGAACACACAGATTGTTCGGTTCATTTGGAAGATTTACACAGGAATTTGGACTCTGGCAATCGCTACAATATCATACTGATACTGGTTATGACTACTGGATTTTATTTCAACATGATCCGCGAATCGATAATACTGGAGGCGATACACTTTATAATTTTAAACATACAATAAAACCTGAAGTAAAAGATCTCGAAGCTCAATACTTCGATGAATTTACTTTAGGCTACGAAACATTAATTGGCAATAATTTTCGTATTGGTGCGCAGGGAGTTTACAGAACTCTCCGACAATGTATTGATGATGTTTGGTTTGAGGAAGAAGATAGATATCAATATGGAAATCCTGGCAGCGGATTTTTATCCGCCTGGCCAGAACCAAAGAGAGATTACACTGCTCTGGTGATTACGTTGGAAAGAAGAGGAGATGAGCATTTTAACTTTCTAGCTTCCTATGTCTTCTCCAGAAACTATGGCAATTACGAAGGACTGTTTGATTCCTTCAAACACGGTTTATTTCCAAATGAAAATGCATCTTTTGATGATCTGAATACTGCAGATATAAATTCAACAGGATTGCTTCCTAATGACAGGACACACGTCTTTAAATTTTCAGGCTACTATCTCTTTCCTATCGGATTGACTGTAGGCATATTTTTTATAGCTCAGAGTGGAGCACCATTAAGTGAATTAGCAAATACAGGATTTGGAATTAAATTTTTGTCAGAACGCGGCTCTGTTGGTAGGACGCCATTTATCTGGGATCTTAATGCGCGATTTACATACAATCTTCAGTTTATAAATTCCGTTAATTCAAAAATAATTCTTGACGTCTTTCATATTGCGAGTCAACAGAAGCCCGTAGACATTGTTCAAAAAAAATATAACGGAATAGATGAGAACGGAGATCCTATTTGGCCTTATGACAAATATGGTGAGGTTTTCAGGTATCAGCCATCACTATCAATGCGTTTAGGAATTGAAGTGAGTTTTTAA
- a CDS encoding NAD(+)/NADH kinase, producing MVVGIIANITKGNILDVVSSFTTKLKEKKLDYLLTNSIVESKGKFKIKSSSNFNLEDDEVFKNSNVIISIGGDGTMLATAYKAHQYNKPVLGLNLGKLGFLVETDVAQMDSVIDLLKKKKYSIEERMVLSGICSAHTTGELVAVNDLVIEKGGWPKMIELTVWVDDEYVTTFSADGLIIATPTGSTGYSLSTGGPIVAPTAKAITLSPISPHSLTVKPVVLSSEQVIKLRANSPHKSVQVSCDGQRVFSFQPPLEIVIKKSNRPLKLIKTSLTTYFETLRNKLMWGIDVRVNKLNNKGKN from the coding sequence TAGATTATCTCCTCACAAATTCAATCGTTGAATCCAAAGGAAAATTTAAAATCAAATCCTCTTCAAATTTTAATTTGGAAGATGATGAAGTTTTCAAAAATAGTAACGTTATAATTTCTATCGGCGGTGATGGAACTATGCTGGCAACTGCATATAAAGCTCATCAGTACAACAAACCAGTGCTAGGATTGAATCTTGGTAAACTTGGTTTCCTTGTTGAAACGGATGTGGCTCAAATGGACAGCGTGATTGATCTTCTGAAAAAGAAAAAATATTCAATCGAAGAGCGAATGGTCTTATCCGGAATTTGTTCTGCTCACACCACAGGTGAGCTTGTTGCTGTAAATGATTTGGTTATTGAAAAAGGTGGCTGGCCTAAAATGATTGAGCTCACTGTTTGGGTGGATGATGAATACGTTACAACTTTTTCTGCTGATGGATTGATAATTGCAACTCCAACCGGTTCAACAGGATATTCGCTTTCAACGGGCGGACCGATTGTTGCACCAACTGCAAAAGCGATTACACTTTCTCCGATATCTCCGCACAGTCTTACTGTTAAGCCCGTCGTTTTATCTAGCGAGCAGGTAATAAAATTGCGGGCGAACTCACCCCATAAAAGTGTACAGGTAAGCTGTGATGGTCAGCGTGTTTTTAGTTTCCAACCTCCATTAGAAATTGTTATAAAGAAGAGTAACAGACCATTAAAACTTATTAAAACCTCCCTGACTACCTATTTTGAAACCCTGCGAAACAAGCTTATGTGGGGAATTGATGTTCGGGTTAATAAACTTAATAATAAAGGAAAGAATTAG